One window from the genome of Epinephelus moara isolate mb chromosome 21, YSFRI_EMoa_1.0, whole genome shotgun sequence encodes:
- the mrps14 gene encoding 28S ribosomal protein S14, mitochondrial, producing MAAHRIACLGLNALYSTVCAPKQALRTCWGAVEQVRGYYVDWRMLRDVKRRQMAFDYADERLRINALRKNTILPKELQEVADKEIAALPRDSCPVRIRNRCVMTSRPRGVKRRWRLSRIVFRHLADNNQMSGILRARW from the exons ATGGCGGCGCACAGGATAGCATGTCTAGGGTTAAATGCCCTTTATTCCACCGTCTGCGCCCCAAAGCAG GCCCTGAGGACTTGCTGGGGGGCAGTGGAGCAGGTTAGGGGTTACTATGTTGACTGGAGGATGCTGAGGGACGTCAAGAGAAGACAGATGGCCTTTGACTATGCTGATGAGAGGCTACGGATCAATGCACTGAGGAAGAACACCATCCTTCCCAAAGAGCTTCAG GAGGTGGCAGATAAAGAAATTGCAGCATTACCGAGGGACAGCTGCCCTGTTAGAATACGTAACAGGTGTGTGATGACTTCCAGACCTCGAGGAGTGAAGCGGAGGTGGCGACTAAGCCGGATTGTCTTCCGTCACTTGGCTGACAACAACCAGATGTCTGGGATTCTGAGGGCAAGGTGGTGA